A region from the Silene latifolia isolate original U9 population chromosome 7, ASM4854445v1, whole genome shotgun sequence genome encodes:
- the LOC141589918 gene encoding uncharacterized protein LOC141589918, whose amino-acid sequence MATPPPSSVYKDPLHLTTGDQSLLQLLPKVFYDARYQYWIRTDYTVMRWIQFSLAEDISKSFSYEVTQIKQADLSVVEYYAKLRLGWEDIRSLDPLSECDCGAIATCTCSLLKKIVQRENTHHILDFLMGFHKKYDSIRSQILALDPLPTINQVYAKIHQAEVQMSITAVEEPNVWRRDNKKVRYDKPDDQVEESDKPVYYYTRCKKHGHNLEFCWVHKSEHAKKANTQQRIVAVAPVSTAASNGKKFAGHVEEVRGYEVDTPLDYDAPPVLDASFVQAIAKEIIDSGASDYMTYGLTTLHNPRTLAKPLLVTLPDGQVKVVHCVGEVKLSDKFIFHIVLFLPDFKHNLLSLGKLPSTPNLCANFHPTRYFIQDSTTKEILCPGLMFAGIYHLHSITKHNQNKFNSALSSNALFSAHVASYDVYLMHARLSHSVISTIKHVHSPNSSHINDKNFHCETCLMAKRHKSPFPISSSVTHSLFELIHVDLWGTYRVVALNGASYFLTIVDDYSRITWTMLLKHKYLACQTISHFLAYVKTQFNTTVKVLRSDNGTEILQQGCGKLLADHGIIHQTSIPGG is encoded by the exons ATGGCGACTCCTCCACCTTCATCTGTTTACAAGGATCCTCTTCACCTTACAACTGGAGATCAATCACTTCTTCAGTTACTTCCGAAGGTGTTTTATG ATGCACGTTATCAATATTGGATAAGAACAGACTACACTGTTATGCGCTGGATTCAATTCTCTTTAGCTGAGGACATCTCAAAGAGCTTCTCCTAT GAAGTTACTCAAATTAAGCAAGCTGATCTGTCTGTAGTTGAGTACTATGCTAAGTTACGCTTAGGATGGGAGGATATCAGATCTTTAGATCCACTTTCTGAATGTGATTGTGGTGCTATTGCTACTTGTACCTGCAGTCTGCTGAAGAAAATTGTTCAGAGGGAAAATACTCATCATATCCTGGATTTTCTCATGGGATTTCATAAGAAGTATGATTCAATTCGCAGTCAGATACTTGCACTTGATCCTCTACCTACGATCAATCAGGTTTATGCCAAAATCCATCAAGCTGAAGTTCAAATGAGCATCACTGCTGTTGAAGAACCA AATGTATGGCGACGTGATAACAAGAAGGTTAGATATGATAAGCCTGATGATCAAGTAGAGGAGTCTGACAAACCTGTGTATTACTACACACGATGCAAAAAGCATGGTCACAATCTTGAATTCTGCTGGGTTCACAAGAGTGAACATGCTAAAAAGGCAAATACTCAGCAGAGGATCGTTGCAGTAGCACCTGTTTCTACAGCTGCTAGTAATGGGAAGAAATTTGCAGGGCATGTTGAAGAGGTACGGGGTTATGAGGTTGACACTCCATTGGATTATGATGCCCCACCAGTCTTGGATGCTTCTTTTGTTCAAGCAATAGCTAAGGAG ATTATTGACTCTGGTGCATCAGATTACATGACATATGGACTGACTACCTTGCATAATCCCAGAACCTTAGCCAAACCTTTGTTAGTGACCTTACCTGATGGCCAGGTCAAAGTAGTTCATTGTGTTGGTGAAGTGAAACTTTCTGACAagtttatttttcatattgtgcTTTTTCTTCCTGATTTTAAGCACAATTTACTATCTCTAGGGAAGTTACCGAGTACACCAAATCTGTGTGCTAATTTTCATCCTACTAGGTACTTTATTCAGGACAGTACAACTAAGGAGATCCTTTGCCCAGGTTTGATGTTTGCTGGCATTTACCATCTCCATAGTATTACTAAGCATAATCAGAATAAATTTAATTCAGCACTATCTAGCAATGCTCTTTTTTCTGCTCATGTGGCCTCTTATGATGTATATCTCATGCATGCTAGGTTAAGCCATAGTGTTATTTCTACAATCAAACATGTACACAGTCCGAATTCATCCCATATTAATGATAAAAATTTTCATTGTGAGACCTGCTTAATGGCTAAACGCCATAAATCTCCCTTTCCCATTAGTTCATCTGTTACACATTCTCTCTTTGAACTTATTCATGTGGATCTATGGGGGACATATAGAGTAGTGGCATTGAATGGTGCCTCATATTTCCTGACTATAGTAGATGACTATAGCAGAATTACTTGGACTATGCTTCTTAAGCATAAATATTTGGCTTGCCAAACAATCAGCCATTTTTTGGCTTATGTTAAGACTCAGTTCAATACTACTGTTAAGGTCCTTAGGTCAGACAATGGTACTGAAATTCTCCAACAAGGTTGTGGGAAACTACTTGCTGATCATGGCATTATCCATCAAACCTCTATTCCTGGCGGTTGA